Proteins encoded in a region of the Strix uralensis isolate ZFMK-TIS-50842 chromosome Z, bStrUra1, whole genome shotgun sequence genome:
- the GRP gene encoding gastrin-releasing peptide encodes MGGGGPRRPGALPLLALALLAAQGGAAPLQPGGSPALTKIYPRGSHWAVGHLMGKKSTGDFPYVYEEENKTPFSALPENIKQLEDYLQWEAISKYLLRLLEGNENKSAHFLKGGLPWYTRNTWETDDNSSWKDMMDYLLQVVNMKESTPS; translated from the exons atgggcggcggcggcccgcggcGGCCCGGCGCTCTGCCGCTGCTGGCGCTGGCGCTGCTGGCGGCTcagggcggcgcggccccgctgcAGCCCGGCGGCTCCCCCGCGCTCACCAAGATCTACCCCCGCGGCAGCCACTGGGCTGTGG GACATTTAATGGGGAAAAAGAGCACTGGAGATTTTCCCTATgtttatgaagaagaaaacaagacacCATTTTCGGCATTACCTGAAAATATCAAGCAGCTGGAAGACTATCTGCAGTGGGAAGCAATCTCAAAATATTTGCTACGGCTGCTGGaagggaatgaaaataaaagtgctCACTTTTTAAAAGGCGGGCTTCCCTGGTACACCAGGAACACCTGGGAGACAGATGACAATAGCAGTTGGAAAGAT aTGATGGACTATCTGCTTCAAGTTGTGAATATGAAAGAGAGCACTCCGAGCTGA